CAATCCCAGCGCGAGCCGAAACCAGCGAACAAATAACTGCCAGCCATATTCCCCCTCTCAAAGGCTTCAACCTTCTTGAAAAATTCACCCTGCGCGGCAATAAGCCTTACATTGAACGCGATTTCGAGTGGATGGCCCAATGGGGCTTCAACTTCGTCCGTTTGCCTATGGATTACAGATGTTGGACCGACAGCGCCGATCCTAAGAAATTGGACGAGAAAG
The sequence above is drawn from the Candidatus Omnitrophota bacterium genome and encodes:
- a CDS encoding cellulase family glycosylhydrolase encodes the protein MKRRQFLTAASALMAGAAIPIPARAETSEQITASHIPPLKGFNLLEKFTLRGNKPYIERDFEWMAQWGFNFVRLPMDYRCWTDSADPKKLDEKVLKEIDQVVEWGKQYKIHINLNLHRAPGYCVNPPEEPLDLWTS